Proteins from one Oscillatoria nigro-viridis PCC 7112 genomic window:
- a CDS encoding helix-turn-helix domain-containing transcriptional regulator produces the protein MAKSIPDHPFLIESLRKNPALSAAYITATIEEIDPEPELLKLALGDVAEALGQPKMTPEEYELHLKKLDELLSQQGSDAIYNLGTWLNALGLKLTVAVCTDTEDNTANAETRSEITV, from the coding sequence ATGGCTAAAAGTATTCCAGATCATCCGTTTTTGATTGAATCTCTGAGAAAAAATCCGGCATTGTCAGCCGCCTATATAACGGCAACTATAGAGGAAATCGACCCGGAACCTGAATTGCTGAAACTTGCTCTGGGCGATGTAGCAGAAGCTTTGGGTCAACCGAAAATGACTCCTGAAGAATATGAATTGCACTTAAAAAAACTGGATGAATTGCTATCGCAGCAAGGAAGTGATGCGATTTATAATCTGGGAACTTGGCTGAATGCTTTGGGATTGAAACTAACTGTTGCTGTTTGTACTGATACAGAGGATAATACTGCAAATGCTGAAACGCGATCGGAAATAACTGTTTAA
- a CDS encoding SRPBCC family protein, whose product MPNFRYSSLINATVEAVWNFHERPDILQLLTPPWQPVKIIRREGGLDVGAVSEFRLLLGPIPVKWVATHTECEQYRLFVDEQTEGPMASWTHRHEFTSENGKTRLTDAIAFSIPGGPIVDLLLGWWVEMRLTDMFRYRHEVTKRECEKNANNG is encoded by the coding sequence ATGCCTAATTTTCGATATTCATCCCTAATTAATGCCACCGTTGAAGCAGTCTGGAACTTTCACGAAAGACCGGACATTCTGCAACTTTTGACTCCGCCTTGGCAACCGGTGAAAATCATTCGCCGCGAAGGGGGACTCGATGTGGGTGCTGTATCAGAATTTCGCCTGTTATTGGGGCCGATTCCTGTAAAATGGGTGGCGACTCACACTGAGTGCGAACAATATCGCTTGTTTGTTGATGAACAAACGGAGGGGCCGATGGCAAGTTGGACTCACCGACACGAGTTTACCTCAGAAAATGGCAAGACTAGATTGACAGATGCGATCGCATTTTCGATTCCGGGCGGCCCGATTGTCGATTTGCTGTTAGGTTGGTGGGTGGAAATGCGGTTAACAGATATGTTTCGCTACCGCCACGAAGTCACAAAAAGAGAGTGCGAGAAAAATGCAAACAACGGCTGA
- a CDS encoding CPXCG motif-containing cysteine-rich protein, producing the protein MQTTAEYYCAFCGEPSTTFVDISAGMEQSYIEDCQVCCRPNVLYVRIDEDTLDIEIDTDYQE; encoded by the coding sequence ATGCAAACAACGGCTGAATATTACTGTGCTTTCTGCGGCGAACCGAGTACAACGTTTGTTGATATCAGCGCCGGAATGGAGCAATCTTATATCGAAGATTGTCAGGTTTGCTGTCGCCCGAATGTTCTGTATGTCCGAATAGATGAAGATACCCTGGATATTGAAATAGATACTGACTATCAAGAATAA
- a CDS encoding gamma-glutamyl-gamma-aminobutyrate hydrolase family protein: MKKFPIVGITTYNRCPAGEYRLNGTYIDAIQAAGGIPILLPPNQLDPASILDAVDGLIFSGGGDINPELYGGYVDRTVYSVNAERDNFELNLAKLALKADIPVLGICRGMQILNVASGGSLVIHVPDAYGDEVNHGSGIPPRAIEHTIEIDPNSRLAKIMGKTSTTVVSWHHQAVRKVTSDWQIVANAPDTLVEAMEHCSHPWMIAIQWHPEMSPNCSFNSRIFQAFVEAAASKFMNSTKSASKAIHTFL; the protein is encoded by the coding sequence ATGAAAAAATTTCCTATTGTTGGCATCACAACATACAACCGCTGTCCAGCAGGCGAATATCGCTTAAATGGAACTTATATTGATGCAATTCAGGCGGCTGGTGGCATTCCGATTTTACTGCCCCCCAATCAATTAGATCCGGCTAGTATTTTGGATGCAGTAGATGGTTTGATTTTTTCCGGGGGCGGAGATATCAACCCAGAACTTTATGGCGGTTATGTCGATCGCACAGTTTACTCGGTTAATGCAGAACGCGACAATTTTGAATTAAACTTAGCAAAGCTAGCTTTGAAGGCTGACATACCTGTGTTGGGGATTTGCCGGGGAATGCAAATTTTGAACGTAGCCAGCGGCGGCAGTTTGGTGATTCACGTACCGGATGCTTACGGAGACGAGGTTAATCACGGATCGGGAATTCCCCCGCGTGCGATCGAGCATACCATTGAAATTGATCCCAACAGTCGGCTAGCAAAAATTATGGGAAAAACTTCAACAACAGTTGTTTCCTGGCATCATCAAGCAGTGCGGAAGGTAACATCCGATTGGCAAATAGTAGCAAATGCACCTGACACTTTGGTAGAAGCAATGGAACACTGCTCTCACCCTTGGATGATAGCAATTCAATGGCACCCGGAAATGTCGCCAAACTGTTCGTTTAACTCTCGAATTTTTCAGGCTTTCGTAGAAGCAGCAGCTTCAAAATTTATGAATTCTACCAAGTCAGCATCAAAGGCAATTCATACATTTTTATAG